CGGTGGTGAAACAACCAGAACTAAGTGAAATTGCCCCAGTCCTAACGCCTCGCCTGTACGAGAAACCAGCATCAAACGTGATTATCGGTCCATTTCTCTTGGCCCATTGTGCTTTTCCCTCTTGAAACGCTCACAACCACCTGTTTCGGTGCCTGTCCGCCAAGTTTGGAGGAACCGGCGTGTCGGCTTGTCAGGATCGCACTCCTATCTATAGATCCTGTATGCAGTTGTGATATCACTCCATTCCCGCCGCATCATTTCTCTGGCTATGCGACTGCTGAGCCGACTGGGCAGGATGGGCAAGAATTTGACTCACCGATAAGATTTTTTCGCGCTTTTGCTGGCAGAATTCAAAACAAGGGTTGACACCGGTACATGGGGTCTGGTATTACTACTCTCTGTCAGGAAACCGGAGGCTTGTGTTTTCCGCCATAAGCCAACCGAGTCGTAGGACGAGTCATAGGGAAAGTTGAGAGAGACAAGGCTTCCCCAAGACATTCAGGATTCAAGCCGTGCATCCGCGCCCGGCTGGATGGAGATGGGAGTGACGTCGGATAAGTGTTCGGCGTCGAGAGTAGAGGATAGTTCGTTTTTTAGGAGATTGAGACATGACGAAGCTTGCTGTTCTTGCTGTTGCTGGTCTGGCTGCCGCCGCCAGCGCGAATCCGCACCTGAGCGCGACCAATGGCAACGCCATTGCTCCGACCCAGGTCGTCAACCTGCTCGACGTTGCTGATGTCAGCCTGTCGAACAGCCGTTCCAACGAGTGGAACATCCAACTCACGTTCAATCAGGACATCAACTACACCTTCGGGTTCCCGAACGCCACCGTGTTCGTGATCGATCTGGCTGCAGTCGTCGGCAAGCCCGCCGGCGCCGAAGCCTACATCCACGCGATCGGTTGGAACACGACTCACACCGCGTTCAGCCCGTCGTGGCTCAGCGAGTTCCGCATTGAGTTCACCGACGCTGGTGCCACAACCGGCGTCGGCCTGAGCCCGAGCGGCACGGCTGGCTCCGGTGGCCCCGAGAACAACAACTCGGGCGGCTCGAAGGTTGACCTCGTCGGTCTCGGCCTCGACTTCACCCTCAACCCGGGTCTCCTCCACCTGACCCTCTGGGACACCTTCAACGACTTCGGCGGCGGCAACGAAGGCGTGCTCCTCGCGGGCAGCTGGGTTTCCATCGGCACCAAGATCGTTCCGGCCCCCGGCGCTCTGGCCCTCCTCGGCCTCGGCGGCTTGGCCAGCATCCGTCGTCGCCGCTAATCCGGCTTGACGGGTCACCACTCATCTGAGTGATTCACAGCCCCCGTCCTCGTGGCGGGGGCTGTTCATTTTGTCCCATTCCATCTCTTCTCATTGACAACGACGCCATATCTCGGTATAAACAAATTATTGAGGATATAGATGTCGCAATTCAGGCCCGGCTCAATGCGTGATATTGATCGTCAATCGCCAGTTTTGCCTGTCCCAGGAGAAAAAATCATGATGAAGCGCGTTGCTCTCGCTGTTGCTGCCCTGGTAACTGCCGCCCATGCAGATCCGAACACTCAGCCCAATACTGCTGCCACTCCTCATACTCAGGTCGTCAACGCAGACAATCTGTTCAGCATATCGGTGTCCAATACCCGCAATGGAACTCCCGCAAATATCCGTATCACGTTCTTGCAAGACATCAACTACACCTACGGCTTTCCAAACGCCGTCGCCTTCAATATTGATCTCGCTGCTGCTGCGGGATGGATACCGGAACCGGCTCACATTTATGGCCTCGAATGGGACTTGACTCACACTGCCTTGAGCCCCTCATGGCTCAGCGAGTTTCGCATCGAGTTCACAGACAAGGACATGACCACAGGGTTCTCGATCAACCCCAGCTCCACCAACACGCCGGGAACCGAGACCAATACCTCGGGGGGTCTGGTTGACCTGATCAGCCTCGGTCACGACTTCTACGTTCAGCCGCCCCACATTCTTCTGACGCTATGGGACACAGTCGATGACTTCGGAGGCGGCGTGGAAGGCATTCTGCATGCCGGAAGCACCATGACACTTGCTGTCAAGTTCATCCCTGCTCCGAGTACACTGACGTTACTCTGTATTGGCAGTGTCGCAGCGATGCGCCGTCGCCGCTGAGGTCGGACTGGCCAATGGATCCGGTGTCTCGTGCGAGCCCGCCGTCGTTTCCTTCTTGACGACGAGTGTTGTTGCGGTTCACCGCTTCGCCGGAGGCAGTCCTTTGGCTGCACGATCTGCGTCGATGTGCGCATGCACCGCCGAGGCCGCCCGTCTGAGCACCACTTGCGGATCCACCCCGTTCCCCCCGCCCACCGTACCAGGCTGACGCAGGTATTCCTGAAGAAGGCTGTGAATCTCGGACTGCAACTTGTCCTGGTAGAGCCCGGTCGCGATCCACCCGGGTGCGCGGCCGATCTGCTCATCAATCTCCCATGTGTACAGCGTCCACGCTGCCCGATC
This is a stretch of genomic DNA from Phycisphaeraceae bacterium. It encodes these proteins:
- a CDS encoding PEP-CTERM sorting domain-containing protein (PEP-CTERM proteins occur, often in large numbers, in the proteomes of bacteria that also encode an exosortase, a predicted intramembrane cysteine proteinase. The presence of a PEP-CTERM domain at a protein's C-terminus predicts cleavage within the sorting domain, followed by covalent anchoring to some some component of the (usually Gram-negative) cell surface. Many PEP-CTERM proteins exhibit an unusual sequence composition that includes large numbers of potential glycosylation sites. Expression of one such protein has been shown restore the ability of a bacterium to form floc, a type of biofilm.), whose translation is MTKLAVLAVAGLAAAASANPHLSATNGNAIAPTQVVNLLDVADVSLSNSRSNEWNIQLTFNQDINYTFGFPNATVFVIDLAAVVGKPAGAEAYIHAIGWNTTHTAFSPSWLSEFRIEFTDAGATTGVGLSPSGTAGSGGPENNNSGGSKVDLVGLGLDFTLNPGLLHLTLWDTFNDFGGGNEGVLLAGSWVSIGTKIVPAPGALALLGLGGLASIRRRR
- a CDS encoding PEP-CTERM sorting domain-containing protein encodes the protein MMKRVALAVAALVTAAHADPNTQPNTAATPHTQVVNADNLFSISVSNTRNGTPANIRITFLQDINYTYGFPNAVAFNIDLAAAAGWIPEPAHIYGLEWDLTHTALSPSWLSEFRIEFTDKDMTTGFSINPSSTNTPGTETNTSGGLVDLISLGHDFYVQPPHILLTLWDTVDDFGGGVEGILHAGSTMTLAVKFIPAPSTLTLLCIGSVAAMRRRR